The following are from one region of the Deltaproteobacteria bacterium HGW-Deltaproteobacteria-6 genome:
- a CDS encoding co-chaperone GroES, with translation MKIRPLQDRIIVKRLEEETKTKGGIIIPDSAKEKPIEGKIVAVGKGKKTDDGKLIALDVKVGDKVLFSKYGGTEVKIDGEELLIMREDDILGVIEK, from the coding sequence ATGAAAATCAGACCTTTACAGGATCGAATCATTGTAAAACGTTTGGAAGAAGAAACCAAGACCAAGGGAGGCATCATCATCCCTGACTCAGCCAAGGAAAAACCGATTGAAGGTAAAATAGTCGCAGTCGGCAAAGGCAAAAAGACAGACGACGGCAAGTTGATTGCCTTGGACGTCAAAGTAGGTGACAAAGTCCTTTTCAGCAAATACGGCGGCACCGAAGTCAAAATCGATGGCGAAGAGTTACTGATCATGAGAGAAGACGACATTCTGGGCGTTATTGAAAAATAA